One genomic window of Pocillopora verrucosa isolate sample1 chromosome 8, ASM3666991v2, whole genome shotgun sequence includes the following:
- the LOC131797463 gene encoding centromere protein M, with the protein MADLNVNILSRFTKLPDRNQATVLFVGVKGVGKHRLARSMLGIHADFSVQIRVATSLPLPEDAENKRPRIDFVVLFIDLTNTLSLETIRSSVKHLDIDYFLGHCCFVVTQAKNEALHAFSIQEVTSLADSYDSPLICADMEKEEDRKFLSRKLLHLLEVSCGFSADVTTLLLDTTRKSFVFEDELNDTME; encoded by the exons atggcggatttAAACGTAAACATACTTTCCCGGTTTACAAAGCTCCCAGACAGGAATCAAGCGACTGTTTTG TTTGTTGGGGTGAAGGGTGTCGGAAAGCACCGATTAGCAAGATCTATGCTTGGTATTCATGCGGATTTCTCGGTTCAGAT TCGAGTTGCAACAAGTCTTCCTTTGCCTGAGGAtgctgaaaataaaagacccAGAATCGATTTCGTTGTGCTGTTTATTGATCTAACTAATACTCTGAG CTTGGAGACAATAAGATCATCCGTGAAGCATCTAGACATTGATTACTTCCTGGGACACTGTTGCTTTGTTGTGACACAAG CTAAAAATGAAGCCTTGCATGCATTCAGTATCCAGGAGGTAACAAGTCTTGCAGACAGTTATGACTCACCTTTAATTTGTGCTGACATGGAG AAAGAGGAAGACAGGAAATTCTTGTCAAGAAAACTTCTTCACCTTCTTGAAGTATCATGTGGATTTTCTGCTGATGTAACAACATTATTACTGGACACAACAAGGAAATCATTTGTGTTTGAGGATGAACTAAATGACACAATGGAgtaa
- the LOC131797411 gene encoding uncharacterized protein codes for MGGAIYKDSAAVHYEEHNIYLNSIQTFGRVEPKRPITIHQKALFCLWLSIIFLWVMLKTKRYILKWRDKRKANEEEDKEAEGDEKAKENVLISLYPVSKSPSVSRFGRGDATEAGQNNRGIFEKLLETDPDQPSFEDFLAKAVIFGVIMLYFWLCDYQHIWPKTQKQYSRDMFTFLFALLVIVAFVYTIRKTPEKLVNRDQTEEWKGWMQVQFVWYHYFDAQEVFNSIRCYIAAYVWMTGFGNFSYFWIKKDYSLFRLLRMMFRLNFLVFMVMAVTNNEFVRYYVCAMHTYWFITVYVMMAVFKSYNKNRYFMAAKFAIYLVINLLIFDIPGASYIVFWPFQFILNVKGTLRYWVYRSTLDHCVTWVGMLCAYNYPYIEQFLKYLEKKHENRRGDHLALLLKVWITLALFGVLLLWFHFVLMQERQYYMTIHPFTSWIVIVIYLWFRNLHPVLRSHYLGLFSWLGKITLETYLSQIHIYMIGNAQQLLIYIPSYPMLNFMLASVIYVAVSYVLFHQTLFFNTYIFPKNMGIICKNVIVGSIWLGLCYALSFIINLAGLW; via the exons ATGGGTGGAGCTATCTACAAGGATAGCGCTGCTGTTCATTACGAAGAGCACAACATTTACCTAAACTCCATACAAACGTTTGGAAG GGTCGAACCGAAGCGCCCGATAACTATCCATCAAAAGGCACTGTTCTGTCTCTGGTTATCCATCATCTTTCTGTGGGTTATGCTTAAAACCAAGCGTTACATTCTGAAGTGGCGAGACAAGAGAAAAGCTAATGAAGAGGAAGATAAAGAGGCAGAGGGAGACGAAAAGG CGAAGGAAAATGTCTTGATATCATTGTATCCAGTTTCCAAATCAC CCTCAGTATCACGATTTGGCCGCGGCGACGCAACAGAGGCGGGGCAAAACAACCGAGGAATATTTGAGAAACTTCTAGAGACAGACCCGGATCAGCCATCTTTCGAAGATTTTTTAGCAAAAGCTGTGATTTTTGGAGTGATTATGCTTTATTTCTGGCTGTGCGACTATCAGCATATCTG GCCAAAGACTCAAAAGCAGTATTCCAGAGACATGTTCACGTTTTTGTTCGCCCTTCTAGTCATCGTCGCCTTCGTTTACACTATTCGAAAAACACCTGAAAAGCTTGTCAACAGAGATCAAACAGAAGAGTGGAAAGGATGGATGCAG GTGCAGTTTGTGTGGTATCACTATTTTGATGCTCAAGAAGTGTTCAATTCCATAAGATGTTACATTGCTGCCTACGTATGGATGACAGGATTTG GTAATTTCTCGTATTTCTGGATAAAGAAGGACTACTCTCTGTTCCGCttgttaaggatgatgtttcGTCTCAACTTTTTGGTTTTCATGGTGATGGCTGTCACCAACAACGAGTTCGTCCGCTATTACGTGTGTGCCATGCACACCTATTGGTTCATCACAGTTTACGTCATGATGGCAGTGTTCAAGTCTTACAATAAG AATCGTTACTTCATGGCAGCTAAATTTGCAATCTACCTGGTTATAAACTTATTGATATTCGATATACCCGGGGCTTCGTACATAGTGTTCTGGCCTTTCCAGTTTATCTTAAATGTCAAAGGTACTCTGCGATACTGGGTCTATCGCTCCAC GTTGGACCACTGTGTCACATGGGTGGGAATGCTGTGCGCGTATAACTACCCGTACATTGAACAGTTCCTTAAATACTTGGAAAAAAAGCACGAAAATCGCCGAGGGGACCACCTGGCCTTGCTTCTTAAAGTGTGGATCACTTTAGCGTTGTTTGGCGTGCTGTTGTTATGGTTTCATTTCGTTTTGATGCAGGAAAGACAATACTACATGACCATTCACCCTTTCACCTCGTGGATTGTAATTGTCATCTACTTGTGGTTCAGAAACTTGCACCCAGTCCTCCGCTCGCATTACCTTGGCTTGTTTAGTTGGCTCGGTAAAATCACCCTGGAGACGTATCTGTCTCAGATTCACATCTACATGATCGGCAACGCACAACAACTGCTGATATACATCCCGAGTTATCCCATGTTGAACTTCATGCTGGCGAGTGTGATTTATGTCGCTGTGTCGTATGTCCTCTTTCACCAGACCTTGTTTTTCAATACTTACATATTTCCCAAGAATATGGGAATTATTTGTAAGAATGTCATTGTAGGTTCAATATGGCTGGGGCTTTGTTACGCACTTTCCTTTATAATTAATCTCGCAGGTTTGTGGtga
- the LOC131797421 gene encoding glycerophosphodiester phosphodiesterase 1 isoform X2: protein MFVMIVEMALTAVSYGLHIYFAILLIFLSVMMFILYRLLRFPRPTPYTVSCFLRRGALSRSSPVIIGHRGCSLEAPENTLAAFKLAKENGAQGVEFDLDFTKDGVPVIIHDSTVDRTTDGHGKVRDFTYEEIRRLNASAKHPNREKFPDERIPHLQEVVDLCVNLGLQMYIDVKAASQAGKAASVLKNLFASHQLYDKAIVCSFYPNVIFQIIVVHVDTRSGGSNCWPLCWTEYGSFIFTPGFMTYWECLSFCLIQRISQENTKENGKTME from the exons aatacTTCTCATTTTTCTCAGTGTTATGATGTTTATTCTCTACCGTTTGCTTCGGTTTCCTCGTCCTACGCCGTACACGGTGAGCTGTTTTCTCCGAAGAGGGGCGCTGAGTAGAAGTTCACCCGTGATCATCGGTCATAGAGGCTGTAGTTTGGAAGCGCCAGAAAACACTTTGGCGGCATTCAAATTAGCGAAAGAAAACGGAGCTCAAGGAGTGGAATTTGACTTGGACTTTACGAAAGATGGCGTACCAGTAATAATTCATGATTCAACCGTAGACCGCACAACAGATGGACACGGTAAAGTCCGCGACTTTACTTACGAAGAAATTAGAAGACTGAACGCCTCAGCAAAACACCCCAATAG GGAAAAATTTCCAGATGAGCGTATCCCACACCTTCAAGAAGTTGTAGATCTCTGTGTGAACCTTGGTTTACAAATGTATATTGATGTGAAAGCAGCATCACAAGCTGGAAAA GCTGCAAGTGTCCTCAAAAACTTATTTGCAAGTCACCAGCTGTATGACAAAGCTATAGTTTGCTCATTCTATCCAAATGTAATTTTTCAG ATTATTGTGGTCCATGTAGATACAAGGAGTGGTGGAAGCAACTGTTGGCCCCTCTGCTGGACAGAATATGGGAGCTTCATCTTCACTCCTGGGTTTATGACATACTGGGagtgtctgtctttctgtctcATACAGCGCATTTCTCAAG AGAATACCAAAGAGAATGGCAAAACAATGGAGTGA
- the LOC131797453 gene encoding nucleolar protein 12-like, with translation MAAKKKKHRKEKKVLVFDENSRREYLLGFHKRKNERRKKAMEELTKQEKERRKELKQEKKKSLIEQMEKHRKELEALESDDENEEEEAPSAVDATYEHPEQVVTVTTISDVNLDGGKFTCIGPNKGLMETETSQPYSSPLEKQNETSAKMTEKTTPKHQQKSHKKFRRRRGTSSKKSDHHQNGPSGKNNKRKKVHSHHKSKHFKKS, from the exons atggcggcgaagaagaagaaacacaGGAAAGAGAAGAAGGTCCTTGTATTCGATGAAAATTCTCGAAG GGAGTATCTTCTTGGTTTTCACAAGAGGAAAAATGAACGAAGGAAGAAGGCCATGGAAGAATTGACGAagcaggaaaaggaaagaagaaaagagctTAAACAAGAG AAAAAGAAGAGCTTGattgaacaaatggaaaaacacagaaaagaattAG AGGCTCTGGAATCAGATGATGAGAATGAGGAAGAGGAGGCACCTTCAGCAGTTGATGCAACTTATGAACATCCTGAGCAAGTTGTCACAGTTACTACAATCAGTGATGTGAACTTGGATGGTGGAAAATTTACATGTATTGGACCCAACAAA gggTTGATGGAAACAGAAACATCACAACCTTATAGTTCACCTTTAGAGAAACAGAATGAAACCTCTGCTAAAATGACAGAAAA AACCACTCCCAAACATCAGCAAAAATCACACAAGAAAtttagaagaagaagaggaacatCAAGTAAGAAAAGTGACCACCACCAGAATGGACCGTctggaaaaaataacaagagaaaaaaagttcattCTCACcacaaatcaaaacatttcaagaagaGTTGA
- the LOC131797421 gene encoding glycerophosphodiester phosphodiesterase 1 isoform X1, whose product MFVMIVEMALTAVSYGLHIYFAILLIFLSVMMFILYRLLRFPRPTPYTVSCFLRRGALSRSSPVIIGHRGCSLEAPENTLAAFKLAKENGAQGVEFDLDFTKDGVPVIIHDSTVDRTTDGHGKVRDFTYEEIRRLNASAKHPNREKFPDERIPHLQEVVDLCVNLGLQMYIDVKAASQAGKAASVLKNLFASHQLYDKAIVCSFYPNVIFQVRRADPNILTALTWRKMFISLTDYCGPCRYKEWWKQLLAPLLDRIWELHLHSWVYDILGVSVFLSHTAHFSREYQREWQNNGVSVVLWTVNDPAEKDYFGRVLKCPIMTDCVGSSSQQSAP is encoded by the exons aatacTTCTCATTTTTCTCAGTGTTATGATGTTTATTCTCTACCGTTTGCTTCGGTTTCCTCGTCCTACGCCGTACACGGTGAGCTGTTTTCTCCGAAGAGGGGCGCTGAGTAGAAGTTCACCCGTGATCATCGGTCATAGAGGCTGTAGTTTGGAAGCGCCAGAAAACACTTTGGCGGCATTCAAATTAGCGAAAGAAAACGGAGCTCAAGGAGTGGAATTTGACTTGGACTTTACGAAAGATGGCGTACCAGTAATAATTCATGATTCAACCGTAGACCGCACAACAGATGGACACGGTAAAGTCCGCGACTTTACTTACGAAGAAATTAGAAGACTGAACGCCTCAGCAAAACACCCCAATAG GGAAAAATTTCCAGATGAGCGTATCCCACACCTTCAAGAAGTTGTAGATCTCTGTGTGAACCTTGGTTTACAAATGTATATTGATGTGAAAGCAGCATCACAAGCTGGAAAA GCTGCAAGTGTCCTCAAAAACTTATTTGCAAGTCACCAGCTGTATGACAAAGCTATAGTTTGCTCATTCTATCCAAATGTAATTTTTCAG GTACGCCGAGCTGATCCAAATATTCTCACAGCCCTCACATGGCGGAAAATGTTTATATCCCTTACAGATTATTGTGGTCCATGTAGATACAAGGAGTGGTGGAAGCAACTGTTGGCCCCTCTGCTGGACAGAATATGGGAGCTTCATCTTCACTCCTGGGTTTATGACATACTGGGagtgtctgtctttctgtctcATACAGCGCATTTCTCAAG AGAATACCAAAGAGAATGGCAAAACAATGGAGTGAGTGTAGTTCTTTGGACAGTTAATGATCCTGCAGAGAAAGACTACTTTGGTAGAGTTCTGAAGTGCCCAATCATGACAGACTGTGTGGGGAGCAGTTCACAGCAGAGTGCTCCATAA